Genomic segment of Scardovia inopinata JCM 12537:
ATAGAAAGTATGGCTACATCATCCGGTACTTTGTCGACTGATCCCATCAGACAGGAATTTGGTTTTCGGCTCAGTGACTCTATGAAGAGGCATGGGCACATCTGTGTTGGTATAGATCCTCACCGCAAAAATCTGTGGGACTGGGGCTATTCTGTTGATCCTCAGGGTGCTGAGCTTTTTGCTATGCGTATGCTTCAGGCGGCTGAAGGCAGGGCTGCAGCTGTTAAATTTATGATGCCCATGTTTGAACGTTATGGGTCAAAGGGAATTGCTGCCTTGGAGCGTGCTCTGTATGCAGCCCATCAGATGGGCTTGATCACCATAGTGGATTGCATGAGGGGAGGTCTGTCAACCACCCTGTCATCTATAGCCGATGCCTATCTTAAATCCGGCGGTCCCCTCTATACCGATGCTATAACCCTTATTCCATACTATGGTTTTCATTCCTTGAATGGTTTGATTGAAGATGCCCTCAACCGGGGGCACGGGGTTTTTATTGCCTCCCTCACCTCGAACCCTGAAGCTTCCAACCTGCAGACTGCCATTCGCCAGAGGGGTGAGTACAAGGGTCATACAGTGGCTTATGGGGTTGCTCAGGGGGCTCAGAACTATAATAAGGGCTTCTCTGGCATGGGATCTGTAGGTCTTGTTATTGGAGCGACTGTTGGCCGGCAGATGGATATTAATGGAATTGATCCTTCTGCTTTCACCGGTCCTATCCTCTCTCCTGGTTATGGCTGGCAGGGAGCCCGGGGCAAGGACCTGGAGGTCGTTTTTGCCGGTACTCATCATAATGTTCTGGTTACAGCTGCCCGGGCCATCGCTGCTTATGGGCCTGATATTTCATCGCTGAAGAAGAAGATTGATGAGTACAAGGCAGATATTCAGCGGTCTTTCGATGATATGGATGCCAGAATTGAAAAAGGGGAGACAGTTGGCCAGATTGTCCAGGATCTGTCTGACGACGGCAGTACCGCAGTCGAGGCTCCTAATTCGGCTGCGGCTTCTAATCCCACTGACAACAATACTGATTCCAATACTGATTCTTCAAACACCAGTGCACATGGAGGAAAATGATATCTGACAATACTGATACCCGCGAGATTGATACCTCTGAGATTGATACCTCTGAGACTGACCATGGTGCTCAACGCCGCTTGGTAATTTTGGCTGGTCCTACTGCCGTAGGTAAGGGAACAGTGGAAAAAGCCGTGAGGGCTGCGCATCCTCAGCTGTGGATTTCTGTCTCTGCTACCACTCGCCAGCCTCGGCCAGGAGAGACAGATGGGGTAGACTACCATTTTGTATCTACAGAGGAATTCGAACGGATGGAGCGCGAGGGCCAGCTCCTGGAATTTGCCCTGGTTCACGGAACAGACTACTACGGAACTCCCCTTAAACCGGTCTTAGAGCACTTGAAAAAGAATCTTCCATCTTTGCTGGAGATCGATGTTCAGGGAGTTCATCGGGTGAAGGCACGGGCCAAGGAATTGGGTCTTAACCCAGTGTATGTTTTTCTTGCCCCGCCCAGTTTTGATGATCTAAAGAAGCGGCTTCAGCAGAGGCACACGGAAACTCCGGACCAGCAGGAGCGCCGGTTGGAAACAGCCAGGAAAGAGCTGGCCCAGGAAGGCGAATTTGACATTGTTATTGTTAATGATCAGGTAGATAAAGCAGCCCGGGCTCTCTGGGATGTTATTGAAGGCGAGTATCAAGTTTAGGAACAGAATCCACAGTATCTGCCGCATCTTCCTGACTTTCCCTGTAACGGCCGATTTTTAAGGCAATGCGGAGAGAATAAGCCTCGTCAGGATTCATGGGGTCCCACCCGGTCAGCTCAGTTGCCCGTCTCAGACGGTAACGAACTGTATTAGGATGAATAACCAGATCTTGCGCTGTTCTATCCAGAGAGCTGTTTTTCAAGAGAAAATGTTCCACAGTGGGAAGGATCTCATTCCTCTTACCAGAATTCTTCAGAATCTTATAGATGTTGTATAGCTGATCTGAAGCGACTGAATCCCCAAAAAGTACCCGATCGGCAACAATATCATCGGCGTAGAGAGGGTGGGGAGGGTCGATTTCCATGACACTGGCAAAAAAGCCGTTGTACGCAGCTCTTAGGCTATGAGAAGCTCCTGTATACCCCTGCGCTCGCGGTCCTACGCACAGGCAGGCTGACTCACAGAAGAGGGGGGTGATGGTGTGAAGAATGGTCTCAAAATTTTCATCGCTGGGTCCGCCTACTACAACGGTAAAAATGGAATTAGAATGAGAACCCATAATTACCTCAGCACCTAAATTTTGAACTGCCAGGTGAGCCTGGGCCTGGTGAAACCCAGCCTTCATCTCTGAATGAGTATCAGCTTTGATTCTGCCTACTGCTGCAAAGAAAATGGTTGAGTCATCCCAGTCGTAGGCGCTCATGCGGGACTGCAGGGACAGGTCCAGGTTTCCTGACAGCAGCGCATTGAGTGCCAAACTTTCCTCGCGAGCCATCCACCTGCTGCGAGTTTCAGCGACTTCGGCATACACACTGGCCGCTGAGAAGGAAACTTCACGGGAATAGTAGAGAGCGGCTTCGTAATAGTCGCGTTCTTTCCCCTTTGGGGCGACAATATCAATATTTTCGGTAATAATGTCTACCACAATTCTGGTGGCTTCCAGCACATTAGCCAGGCTGATAGCCCGGGCGGTTTCAATGGGTGCTATGGAGAAGAGATGATCGGCGCTGATTTTCTCCCTCTTCTCTATAGGCTCAGGTAAATTAGCCCAGTCCAAATAATCGTTGATTGCCGAAAGAATAATGATATCCAGGAATTCTCTTTCCTGATTTCCCAGAACGGGATACCAGTGCGCAAGCTTATTCATCCGGTTTTTGCTCATGAGTAAGAGCTTTTGGGCTAATTTAGTCAGATGCTCGTCATCTGCAGTGCCTGATTGGTGTACAGATTGGTTGGTTCTCGTTGTGGTCTGTGTCATCTTGCTCCGTTCATTGCTGGTAGGCACTCACTACAGTGCAGAAACTATTAATTTGTAGAAATCTACAAAAGTCCTTTCTCTTATAGACTTATTCTTATTGTTCTACAGTATTACTAGGTGAGGAAATTCACTACAGAAGCGGATTTTTAGTTGGCAATATTGAGATAATGCACAAAATTGTGCATATTTATCGTTATAATAAATTTAATTTTGTAGATTTTAACATATTTGCTAATTAGTAGCTAACGGTCTTTGCAGGGCAGAAAAGCATATAAAAGCCATTGGCCCCCTTCTCTGCTCCAGCTAAGAGAACCTCCCAGGCTTGTGATCAGCTGCCGGTGCATGGTCAGTCCCTTCCCTGAAATCTCAGGCTCAGGCAGAGCTACGGTTTCGTGGGCATCGTTTAGCTGGCGGATTTGGACCCCCTGCTCGTCAAAAGTCACAAATAAATCGAAGGAGTGAGGCCCTGGCACTGCATGCCTCTGAATGTTTGTAAATATTTCTGCCAGCAGTGATTGAAGAGCGTCGTATGTTTCTTTCCGGAATGACGGCTCCAGCTCTGTAATCTGAATATTTCCCTTATATCCCAGCTTCGCATGATGTGCCTGCAGGCAAGCAAGATAGGTTTTTAAATCATTGCCGCATGGTGGTTTTTCACTATTGTCCGATTCTTTTTGCGAATCTGTGTGAGAAAGGAGGGAAATAATTTCGTGGATATGGCGAAAAGCGTCATCTGTCCGTGAAGCCACTAACTGCCAATCAGATACAGACCGGTCGGTGTGGTTAATCTCTGGTCCTCCTTTGTCGCCGGTAATGTGACTATTTGCCAGAAGAGAAATATCAGAGAGAGCGTTTGTCAGGGAGTCATGAAGGCGAATGGCAAATTTATTGCGTGTTTCCAGATTTTTGAGTCTTTCCAGGTCGAGTAACTCTCTGCTCCTGCGCTGCTGAGCTGCAATTGCTTCCTGATGCTGTTTAAGAGCAATGCCGGAAAGGAAACAAGTTATGCACAGAATGACTGCTGTAATCCAGTATATAAATTCCCATCTTTGAGTAATCAACTCGATGCCGCTGTGAGCCAGAACAGTTGCAGCAAGGGCAAAAGCTGATTCGGCCAGAGAGCACATGTAGGCAAGAATTCCCAGGGCAACCATTTCTGCAGACAGAAGGAATGGCTGGTTATTGCCTTCAGCAAAAGGTGCCATACAGGCCAGGACCAGAATTATCCATGAAGCCTGTCTGGGGAAAGCAGGAAGGAATAAAAGAGCAAGAAAATAACAAGGATAGAGGCACCAGAAAATGATATACGGTGATGCAATTTGTATAATTTCAATGACGGAAAGAATGATTGACAGGATAGATAAAGTGATAACCCAATTATGCTGTGTATATTTTTCAATAAATATTGTTTTGAAATGATGCATAGTCATAGAGGGAAATCCCCTTGTTTGTAGGATAGCCAGGCAGCAATAAGAGCCCTATTATTTGGTGCTTTCAACTTGTCTGCAGCATGTAACAAATGAGTACGGACCGTAGTACGACTGATATCAAGCTGATCGGCAATAGCAGACATCGGTATGCCCTGTGACCACAGATCAACAACTTCTGCTTCACGCGGAGACAAATCACTTGCTTGATTCTCTTTTAATAAGTGGAAAGCCTGCGAAGCCGTGAGGAAGTGTTCATTCTTATTATCTGCGAAACTACAGGGTAGGGGCCTTCCTGAGGAAACTGATTCTATCGCCCTTGCTATTTCCTGCAGACTGTTTTTATGAATCAGGCCCTGAGCTCCTGAATAATAGGCAGGACGCATGAAACGATCAATGGGAAACGAGCTCATCATAATAATGGTGGTCGTAAAATTTTCTTGACGAATTTCTTTGCAAACAGTCAAACCATTGATGTCTGTCATGGAAATATCTGCCAGGAGTACAGAAGGCGGGTGGTGAGAAGTGCATAATTTTATTGCTGAAGAACCTGAGTCGACTGGTTTAAGAATTTCAAACTTATCAAGAATTTTTTGTAATCCGGCAGAAAGTATTGCTAAGGCGAGATGATCGTTATCCATAATCAGGATTGTCTTGTTAAGACTCATATCAGTAGATTCCTTTTAATTCGCGTCCTTAGCCATACTGCTTATTCTACTCAGCAAGAAGATAAGAAGAGTGCGTTATCCTCACTTTTGAGGATAAAGATATACATAAAAAATAATCCTAGTTATACTACAAGAACATGCTGTAAGGCGTGAAAGTATTCATTTATGAAAGGAGATGAAATGAACGTACAAGTACAACGTGTCCCAATTGATGCTGCTCACGTTTCATGGGCTGTATTTTAGGGATTACTAAAATAATAAGTTCTAGATTTCCTATGAAGTGGAAATGGAAACTATCACGACTGGGAGATCTTTAATTATTATAACGATAGAAAAAGAATGTGAAATAATGGCAACGAGAGCTACAAGCCTGAATAATTTATCTGTTTCATCTCTGTATAAACGTTATAGAGGTAGTAAAAAATATGCTTTGGAGGATGTCACTTTTTCGCTTTCCCCAGGTACCATAACAGGGGTTCTGGGCCATAATGGAGCTGGTAAATCTACACTTTTGGGCTCGATTGTAGGCAGTGTAAAAGTATCTTCCGGCAGGGTTGACTATGGTGGTGAAAATCTCACTGAGTCTCCCCGACGTGCAAGAGAGATATGCGCTTTTATGCCGCAGTCATATGTTCCTCTGACGGGGGTTACTCCTGCAGAAGCATTAAGCTGTGTGACCGGTATGAGGGGACTGCCTTCTTCCAGAGGGGAAGCCTATGTGCACGAGTTTATGGAAGCTCTCGATATTTCTGAATACATGGATATCCCTGGCGACAAGCTGTCTGGAGGGTGCCACAGGCTGGTGTCTCTGGGAATGGCGGTTGTCCAGCACTCCAAAGTAATTCTCCTGGACGAACCTACCAATGATGTGGATCCCATTCGCAGAAAGTTGTTGTGGACTTTGCTCAGGCAGCTTGCAGATCAGGGGAGTTCTATACTTGTTGTTACTCATAACCTTGAAGAAATACAGGCAGTTGCAGATACTCTTCTCGTGTTTGATCAAGGCCATTTATTGGTAAACTCAACTCCGCAGGATTTTGCTGCCTTATCTGAACTGACTTATTTTACGGTCAATGGGAATTATCCTCGTGAACGACTGCTTCGTTTGCCCTTGGTGAATATTCAGCATAACGGGAATGATATGGTTCTCAGCTGTCCCAAGAGCGAGGGAGGAATAATAATGCAGCATTTAGCTGAGGCCTTCAGAGAAGACAAATCGCTGACTTTCTCTGTCTCTCAAGGAACCATTCAAGAAGCTTATGAACAGCTTGTCGGGAAAGAAACCGAAAGTAATATAAATAAATTAATGGTATAAATTGAAGGGAGATGTGCAATGCGGTTAATGAGAAGTTGGTCACTGACCAGATGGAGTTTTCTTAGGCATAGGTTTCTTTTTGTGTCTTTCACTCTTTTGCAGACTATGTTTGCCCTGGCGATCGTTTACGGGCTGACCATTATGATTGACATGACCGGAAGTAATTCTATGGCAGACATCAATACCGGGGTATGGCAGCTTTGTCTTATAACTATTGGCTGTAATCTTGCTCCTCAGATGATGGCAGGCTCTATAGAGGAAGGTTTTATGGAGTATCAAAGGAATCTGCCGGTATCCAGACTGGGAATTCTCCTATCTGATTGGGTTATTTGGACACTGGTTTCTGCACCAGGAGTTGTGGTGGCAATTTTGGCTGGATGGCTGAGGTTCCGTCTTGTTCCTCATCATATTTTTCTTCTTGCAGTGGCCCTGATCTGCTGTATGATCAGCAACCTTGCCTTTGGTTATACAGTTGCTTTATGGTTTTCCAAAGATACAGTAACGATTCTAGGCCAGGCCATCATGTTCATAGCAATGCTTTTCTCCCCTATTCTTTATTCGGCGGATAAGCTTCCCCCGGCGATTGTGAAATTTCATAACTGTCTTCCTTTTGTTCCTATGCATAGGATTATTAGTGCACTCGCTTTTCCGGAAACGGGAACTGTTCAGAGAATGGACTGCCTGATTGTTGCCCTCTGGTTCCTGCTCTGCTTCTCTATTTGCATGGCCGGACTGTACAGGAGAAAATGAAGGCCGTGTGTGCCTGTGACTGTGACTATTCTCTGACTACGGGCAGCTGCCTTGTATCTTTACCGTGATATGCTTTTCTGTTCCGGAAGGAAAGATGACCGGACTGGAAAATTGAGGCAAAGGGGCGGCTGTGGGTATAAAAGTCACTCAGGGGCAGGCATATCAGGATGCTTATGCCCTGATTCAGGATGCCTGCTCCCGGCAGCCGGGAAGCGAATCAGGACAAGCTCTGGTAATTTATGGCCCTCCCAACAGTTCAAAAACCAGCCTTGCTCTGAGGCTTTCCCTGGATGCGCTGAAAATTCTCAGCAGTCAGGAGGGAAGGGGACAGCAGGAACGGTTAGCAGTGTCCTCCCGTCACGCCCAGTCTGTGGCCCTGGTCACGTCAACAGGCCGACATACCAAGGAAGCCAACCAAGTTCTCCTGGATAACATTGCTGTTTCTGCTAAACCCAGAATTGCTCAGACTATCAATGCTTTAGCCTTTGGTCTGCTGTCTGCTGTTCGTTCCAGCCAGGGTCTTACTCCTCCCAAGTACCTGGATGCGGCGGATCAGGATGCTCTTCTGCACCATCTCATGGAGGTACATAAATCACATGCGCAGAGTGGCGATTTATGCTCTACCTGCATGCTTTTGCAGGAATTTCTGAAGGAAACATCCTACCAGTCAGGAGTGCAGGCAGACGGTTTTGGTGACTTTGCTGATTCTGTGAGTCCAACAGACGCAAATTTAGCCTACACGGATTCCGGCCAAACAACGAGTGACCTTTTTTCCCGCCAGCTTAATGATGATTTTGCTGATGCTCTCCGCTCTCTTTTTGCCCGTATGAATGAAGTCGGTGCTCATCATGGAGTCCAGAAAACGATTGTGAATTTGGCTGGAAACGGCTCCAATCTGCGCCTGCGCTATGCTTGGGAAGTGGCTTTTGCCCTCAGACAGGAGTATGCCCAGGCAGTGGAAGAGTTAAATGAGCGCCGGGGAAAATTCAATGTTGACAGCTCCTATCTGCTGATTCAAGCTCAGCGATCTCTGATGCGCCTGCAGGAAGCTGGTCAGTTGGATAGGATTCAACAGTTTCTTCCTCAGGTCGTGATTGTGGATGACGCCCAGGATTTAACCCTGGCAGCTGCCGCCTTCCTGGGGCAGCTACAGGCGTCTGGGGCCAGCCTGATTCTGCTAACATGTCCGGATGAGGCTGCCCAAACCTTCCGTGGCTCGTATCCTGAATACTTGAGCACAATCCTTAAAAAAGAGCCCTTCTTTGCTCAAGAACAGACTCTGACCACTCCCTCTGTCGGCGGCAGCCAGTCCAACCGGTCTCTTGATGCCCTGGCGGCAGCCATCAGCTTGTCTATCATCTCGCCAGTGCAGTTGGAGGAATCAGTGGCATCCAGACCCTGGAAAATAAGCAGGGATCCTGACTGCCCTCTTCCTGTGCCGGATTCCTCTTTTGCTGCTTTGTGGTACCCAACAGCTGAAGATGAAAGTCAGGCTGTTATTGATTCTCTCATGGAACGGCATCTGGGCCGGGACAAAATCCCCTATGACAATATGGCCATTATTGCCCATGACAGTGCAGACGTTGATACTTATGCGGCCGCCCTTAGGCAGAGGGGAGTTGCTGCCCGTGTGACCCAGGTGGGAACCCCGCTGGCTCAAAGTCCGGCAGTCAATGGTTTGTTTTCCATGATTCGTCTTTGCCAGATTAGCAAAAAGCCTATGGAAGAACAATTGTCTGCACTTTCCCTGAACCGTTTGTCACGTCGGGTGCAGTCTCTGGCAACTGCTCTCCTGGATGGACCGTATGCCTATGCGGCTGGATCTTCTGGAAGAAAAATTCGGGCTGGATCGGTGTGTACTGTGCTTACTGCTGTCAGTGATATGGTGAATTTCGCCAGTCATAGCCGGCAGGCTGGGACAGATAGCACTGCTTTAAGCCATGAGACTCATGAGACTTCAGAGCGCCAGACATCTGATTACCGTCAGGCTGATCTTGTCTCGAATCCCTTGGACTGGATACAGGAGCAAGTAAAAACCTTGTCTGATTTATCCAATCAATTGGCACCGATTCGAGCGCAAAAACAGTCTTCTCTGGGGTACACAGCCTTGTCTGAAACTGTCGACCCCAGCAGCTCCTCAGAGACCTCCGTGGATTCTGACCCTTCCCTTCTTTTGCTGATTTTGCTAACAACAGGGCAGAAAGAATTCACAGCCCTCTCTTCCTTTATTCGCAATACCAGCAGTCGTACAGCCAAGCACAGTTGCAGTGATTTCCTTGATTTAATTGACCGCTGCAGAAGAATTTCCCTGAATCCACGCCTGAGAGTGATAGATATTGTGCAGTCAGCTTGGACTCAATCCGGTCAGGCAGATCGGTGGAAAAATCTGGCCCGGCAGTCGGAAGAACAGACTGCCAGAGCCGGAGCCAATGAGTGGCTGGACACTTTGGTTCGTCTCTTTACTGAGGCTGAGGCTACGCAGAAGTCTCTAACCTCGATCGATGATTTCATGGATCACGTCAGTGGACAGGACATTGCTGCCGACTCCCTGGCAAGGAAAGCTCCTGTAGAGAACGCGGTCACCGTCTTAACTCCGGCTGCAGCTGCCGGAGAACACTGGGATTATGTCTGGCTGGTTCACGTTCAGGATGGGATCTGGCCTAATCTGACCCTGCGTGATCAGCTTTTTGCTGCTGATGATTTGACTGATGCCATGCTTCAAGGGCGAATTTTTGAGCAGGATCAGCGCTACAGGGAGCATGTTTCTGCTGTTTTACAGAATGAAAAGAAGAGTTTCCTTATTGCCGTTACCAGAGCCAGGAAGGCTTTGTCCATCAGCGCTGTAGCCAACGACAAGGACAGCCCGTCGGATTTCTTTGCAGTCTATATGCCACAAGGAATCGTCCCTGCCCACAGATCAGAAAGTTCCCAAAGAAGCGAAAAGGCAGGGTCAGAAGCCGACAGTGTGTCCTATCCGGTCTCTGATTGTCCAGTTTCTGATCGCGGCCTGGTGGCCCGCGCTCGCAGTTTGGTTTCTGCCGAGCTGGCACAGCGTCTTGTCTCCGGTGCTTCTGGCGCTCCTGGTGCTCCTGGCACCAGCCCCGTTCAGACGGCCGGCAAGACGGATAAAAGGGACGATCATCAGGATCAGGCTGACAGCCAAGTTTCCTATCAGAATTTATCTGCCAGGTCTCAGGATGCTGTAGATTGCCTGGCCCTTCTTGCCCGGGATGGTCTTGATATAGCCCAGCCGGATCATTGGGCTTTTTATCAGGACAAAGCCAATCCTATGCAGCAGAATCAGGATCTACCTGACAAATCAGCCCAGAGCAATCGGACAATCACCCTGTCTCCCTCAGCTGTAGATGCCGCCTGGGATTGCCCTATTTGTTATCTTTTGGACCGCA
This window contains:
- a CDS encoding PD-(D/E)XK nuclease family protein; translated protein: MGIKVTQGQAYQDAYALIQDACSRQPGSESGQALVIYGPPNSSKTSLALRLSLDALKILSSQEGRGQQERLAVSSRHAQSVALVTSTGRHTKEANQVLLDNIAVSAKPRIAQTINALAFGLLSAVRSSQGLTPPKYLDAADQDALLHHLMEVHKSHAQSGDLCSTCMLLQEFLKETSYQSGVQADGFGDFADSVSPTDANLAYTDSGQTTSDLFSRQLNDDFADALRSLFARMNEVGAHHGVQKTIVNLAGNGSNLRLRYAWEVAFALRQEYAQAVEELNERRGKFNVDSSYLLIQAQRSLMRLQEAGQLDRIQQFLPQVVIVDDAQDLTLAAAAFLGQLQASGASLILLTCPDEAAQTFRGSYPEYLSTILKKEPFFAQEQTLTTPSVGGSQSNRSLDALAAAISLSIISPVQLEESVASRPWKISRDPDCPLPVPDSSFAALWYPTAEDESQAVIDSLMERHLGRDKIPYDNMAIIAHDSADVDTYAAALRQRGVAARVTQVGTPLAQSPAVNGLFSMIRLCQISKKPMEEQLSALSLNRLSRRVQSLATALLDGPYAYAAGSSGRKIRAGSVCTVLTAVSDMVNFASHSRQAGTDSTALSHETHETSERQTSDYRQADLVSNPLDWIQEQVKTLSDLSNQLAPIRAQKQSSLGYTALSETVDPSSSSETSVDSDPSLLLLILLTTGQKEFTALSSFIRNTSSRTAKHSCSDFLDLIDRCRRISLNPRLRVIDIVQSAWTQSGQADRWKNLARQSEEQTARAGANEWLDTLVRLFTEAEATQKSLTSIDDFMDHVSGQDIAADSLARKAPVENAVTVLTPAAAAGEHWDYVWLVHVQDGIWPNLTLRDQLFAADDLTDAMLQGRIFEQDQRYREHVSAVLQNEKKSFLIAVTRARKALSISAVANDKDSPSDFFAVYMPQGIVPAHRSESSQRSEKAGSEADSVSYPVSDCPVSDRGLVARARSLVSAELAQRLVSGASGAPGAPGTSPVQTAGKTDKRDDHQDQADSQVSYQNLSARSQDAVDCLALLARDGLDIAQPDHWAFYQDKANPMQQNQDLPDKSAQSNRTITLSPSAVDAAWDCPICYLLDRKLHGPSDSSLATSYGTLIHAVAQEATEQGLDLLYGQEYAQAADSKQQEILVSLTGKLKEIYGQKKIEIDTSIMTEDVYRAVRNDSQTDLVLQRLAFYFLESQRHDYAQAGGKTGLDFTPPMGTLVKTQAEYEFSSHFTMEDIRYAYNRIDEAAPVSQTTFFHMMDQLAGGFPQEISQDDFYHCVIALKGSIDRLETRRFNQNGQIKEYQRIIDYKTGRSLKASSTFTDLQLACYQLGLIFEDPCEDPKQSGNSEEDSARRAANRTDADRQLLFGQAPQISEASLFTLMTSPLPAARGKEVIGDQGVLDVAASRSATSLIPELYYQSPLFEQGHITSWQGTSVKGKKTFSLSGGPARPYLTNWDKLFTSNQRNPVSLVRPSSASDQEWERIKREQSISHPDKSYANHSSNGPATTWALSMISRIFFAASLSLTDSVHLGALVPNKDHLAYCRYKDGSAGHQTLCPLCAAEMETVMRRDR
- a CDS encoding ABC transporter ATP-binding protein, which gives rise to MATRATSLNNLSVSSLYKRYRGSKKYALEDVTFSLSPGTITGVLGHNGAGKSTLLGSIVGSVKVSSGRVDYGGENLTESPRRAREICAFMPQSYVPLTGVTPAEALSCVTGMRGLPSSRGEAYVHEFMEALDISEYMDIPGDKLSGGCHRLVSLGMAVVQHSKVILLDEPTNDVDPIRRKLLWTLLRQLADQGSSILVVTHNLEEIQAVADTLLVFDQGHLLVNSTPQDFAALSELTYFTVNGNYPRERLLRLPLVNIQHNGNDMVLSCPKSEGGIIMQHLAEAFREDKSLTFSVSQGTIQEAYEQLVGKETESNINKLMV
- a CDS encoding response regulator transcription factor → MDNDHLALAILSAGLQKILDKFEILKPVDSGSSAIKLCTSHHPPSVLLADISMTDINGLTVCKEIRQENFTTTIIMMSSFPIDRFMRPAYYSGAQGLIHKNSLQEIARAIESVSSGRPLPCSFADNKNEHFLTASQAFHLLKENQASDLSPREAEVVDLWSQGIPMSAIADQLDISRTTVRTHLLHAADKLKAPNNRALIAAWLSYKQGDFPL
- the pyrF gene encoding orotidine-5'-phosphate decarboxylase; protein product: MATSSGTLSTDPIRQEFGFRLSDSMKRHGHICVGIDPHRKNLWDWGYSVDPQGAELFAMRMLQAAEGRAAAVKFMMPMFERYGSKGIAALERALYAAHQMGLITIVDCMRGGLSTTLSSIADAYLKSGGPLYTDAITLIPYYGFHSLNGLIEDALNRGHGVFIASLTSNPEASNLQTAIRQRGEYKGHTVAYGVAQGAQNYNKGFSGMGSVGLVIGATVGRQMDINGIDPSAFTGPILSPGYGWQGARGKDLEVVFAGTHHNVLVTAARAIAAYGPDISSLKKKIDEYKADIQRSFDDMDARIEKGETVGQIVQDLSDDGSTAVEAPNSAAASNPTDNNTDSNTDSSNTSAHGGK
- the gmk gene encoding guanylate kinase, which produces MISDNTDTREIDTSEIDTSETDHGAQRRLVILAGPTAVGKGTVEKAVRAAHPQLWISVSATTRQPRPGETDGVDYHFVSTEEFERMEREGQLLEFALVHGTDYYGTPLKPVLEHLKKNLPSLLEIDVQGVHRVKARAKELGLNPVYVFLAPPSFDDLKKRLQQRHTETPDQQERRLETARKELAQEGEFDIVIVNDQVDKAARALWDVIEGEYQV
- a CDS encoding ABC transporter permease, whose protein sequence is MRSWSLTRWSFLRHRFLFVSFTLLQTMFALAIVYGLTIMIDMTGSNSMADINTGVWQLCLITIGCNLAPQMMAGSIEEGFMEYQRNLPVSRLGILLSDWVIWTLVSAPGVVVAILAGWLRFRLVPHHIFLLAVALICCMISNLAFGYTVALWFSKDTVTILGQAIMFIAMLFSPILYSADKLPPAIVKFHNCLPFVPMHRIISALAFPETGTVQRMDCLIVALWFLLCFSICMAGLYRRK
- a CDS encoding PucR family transcriptional regulator; the protein is MTQTTTRTNQSVHQSGTADDEHLTKLAQKLLLMSKNRMNKLAHWYPVLGNQEREFLDIIILSAINDYLDWANLPEPIEKREKISADHLFSIAPIETARAISLANVLEATRIVVDIITENIDIVAPKGKERDYYEAALYYSREVSFSAASVYAEVAETRSRWMAREESLALNALLSGNLDLSLQSRMSAYDWDDSTIFFAAVGRIKADTHSEMKAGFHQAQAHLAVQNLGAEVIMGSHSNSIFTVVVGGPSDENFETILHTITPLFCESACLCVGPRAQGYTGASHSLRAAYNGFFASVMEIDPPHPLYADDIVADRVLFGDSVASDQLYNIYKILKNSGKRNEILPTVEHFLLKNSSLDRTAQDLVIHPNTVRYRLRRATELTGWDPMNPDEAYSLRIALKIGRYRESQEDAADTVDSVPKLDTRLQ
- a CDS encoding sensor histidine kinase, which encodes MTMHHFKTIFIEKYTQHNWVITLSILSIILSVIEIIQIASPYIIFWCLYPCYFLALLFLPAFPRQASWIILVLACMAPFAEGNNQPFLLSAEMVALGILAYMCSLAESAFALAATVLAHSGIELITQRWEFIYWITAVILCITCFLSGIALKQHQEAIAAQQRRSRELLDLERLKNLETRNKFAIRLHDSLTNALSDISLLANSHITGDKGGPEINHTDRSVSDWQLVASRTDDAFRHIHEIISLLSHTDSQKESDNSEKPPCGNDLKTYLACLQAHHAKLGYKGNIQITELEPSFRKETYDALQSLLAEIFTNIQRHAVPGPHSFDLFVTFDEQGVQIRQLNDAHETVALPEPEISGKGLTMHRQLITSLGGSLSWSREGGQWLLYAFLPCKDR